The Candidatus Neomarinimicrobiota bacterium genomic interval CATGGATTTTTTCCCGGAGGATTATCTCCTTTTTATAGATGAATCACATGCCACCATCCCACAGATACGCGCCATGTACAACGGAGACCGTTCACGAAAGGAAGTCCTGGTGGAATACGGTTTCCGCCTTCCCAGCGCTCTGGATAACCGTCCCATGAAATTTGAAGAATTCGAGGAGACAATTCATCAGGTAATTTTTGTCAGTGCCACACCGGCTGATTATGAAATGGAGAAGACAAAGGGGGTTTTCACAGAACAGATCATCCGTCCAACTGGACTCCTGGATCCGGAAATCGAAGTCCGTCCCACAGAAAACCAAATTGATGATTTGATAGATGAAATAAAAAAACGAACAAGCCGGAAAGAACGGGTCCTGATTACCACATTAACCAAGAAAATGTCTGAAAATCTGGCGGATTACCTGAAAAATGTCCAGGTGAATACCCGATACCTTCACTCGGAAATTGACAGTCTTGAACGAATATCCATCCTCCGGGATCTAAGGCTGGGAGAATTTGATGTGCTGGTGGGTATTAATCTCCTCCGGGAGGGACTGGATCTGCCGGAAGTCTCTCTCGTCGCCATCCTGGATGCGGATAAACAGGGATTTTTACGCTCTGAACGTTCATTGTTTCAGATTGCAGGCCGGGCCAGCCGGAATGTGAACGGCAAAGTAATTTTTTATGCGGATCGGATCAGCGATGCCATGAAAACAGTGATCGATGAAACCAACCGCCGTCGGAGGGTCCAGATGGAATACAACCGGATTCATGATATTACACCTGTCACAATCTATAAAACTCAGGATGCCGTTCGCCTGAGCACATCCATCGCGGACTACTCACATGTAAAAGAGAAACAGGCACGCTACAAGCTTGAAAGAGACACAGCAGCACTGTCCAAACTGGACATTCTGAAACACATTGACGAACTGACCAACGAGATGAATCAAGCGGCTGAAAACCTGGAATTTGAGCTGGCAGCCAAACTCAGGGATCAAATCGTGGTCTTAAAACGGGCTTTGAAGAAATAAAATGATTGAAATCGAACAAAAATATGGCATCATCGGTAAATCCGATGCCATCAAAGAGGTCATCAGTTCTATTGAACAGGTGGCTCCTACGGATATCAGCATACTAATCAGCGGGGAAAGCGGAACCGGAAAGGAACTGGTTGCCCGGGCGATTCATCGCTTAAGCCACCGGAAAAACCGGCCTTACATCGTGGTCAATTGCGGAGCGATTCCTTCGGGAACAATAGAAAGCGAACTTTTCGGTCATAAAAGGGGGAGTTTTACCGGAGCGACGGAAGACCGGAAAGGTTTTTTTGAGACAGCAAACCAGGGGACAATCTTTCTGGATGAAATTGGTGATCTGCCTCTGGAAACTCAGGTAAAACTCCTCCGTGTCCTTGAATCGGGCGAAATCATTCGCGTAGGCGAAAGCATTTCCCAAAAAGTAGATGTCCGCATTCTGGCAGCCAGCAATAAAGATTTGAAAGAGCAGGTAATGAAAGGAAATTTCCGGAAAGACCTATTCTACCGTTTAAAAACCATTTCCATTCATCTGCCGGCATTACGGGATCGCCGGGAGGATATTCCCATGCTGGCGGAATTTTTCATGATTGAATATGCAGACCGTAACAATCTGCAATACAAACCCATCGCCCCATCCGCCATGAAAATCCTGGAATCTTTAAACTGGCAGGGAAATATCCGGGAACTGCGAAATTTTATCCATTCTGTATTTGTTCTGGAAAAATCCCATATTATTCAGGTGGATACTGTCCAAGAATATCTCAGAAAACATGCGGGGTTTATCGAAAGCGGACATTTTGACACACGTTTTCCGGTCCGGATAGATAAAGATGTGGACAGGATGGAACGTGAGTTGATTCTCCGGCAGCTTTTTCTTCTTCGGCAGGATGTGGATGAAATCAAAAGCATGCTGAAGCAAAATAATCAAATGCTTGAAAAGGGGCAGGTTTCACTGGATGAAATTCCCCAGCGGTTGAATCGATATGACAAAGAAGCAATTCAACCGGGAGAAATTTTACCCGCGGAGGATAAATCCATCCGGGATATGGAAAAAGAACTGATAGAACAGACTCTGGATAAATATCATGGTTCCAAGCGAAAAACAGCCCGGGCTTTGCAAATCAGTGAACGGACCCTTTACAGAAAGTTGAAAGAGTATGGCATTCAAAGTTAAATTCACGACCTTTTTATTATTAGTGACACATCTGTTTTTCACCGGTTGCGGAATTTACTCGGTCCGTTCCGGAACCATTCCTCCTGGCATTAAAAGTATCGCCGTGGAAGATGTACTAAACGAAACCGCCGAATTTGGTCTGGGAAAAGAGCTTACTGCTGCCCTGATTTCCCGGATCTTATCGGAAAACATCCTGCCCCTGTCTGAACCCCAGACTGCCCACTCGGTCATACGAACCCGTATTACACGCATTTCAGACGATCCCCACACCTTTGATGAGACCGAGACAGTCAAAGAGTATAAAGTGTCATTGACCCTTCAGTTTGAATGGGTTGCTACACCGGAAGAACGGGAGCTCATGTCCGGTTCCTTATCTCAATGGAGTATCTACTACAGTGATAATTATAACAATCAACTGTCCTCCGGAGATCAGATTGTGCGGGAAGATGCCATTGAAGATGTCCTGGATAAAATCTCACAGGATTTGATTGAAAAGCTTACATCGGATTGGTAGTATACTTTTACTGTTATTTGGATATAGTTGATAATCAACTTATTACAAGTTTTGTCTACACTTGATTATTCCTGATTATCTAAATACCGTAAATGATAAAATTAAAAACAAATGTACATTCAACGGGATTTAACTATTGGTAAAAATCAATCAGTGCCGTAAAATTTGAGAATAAAAAACAAACATAATTGATGGCGAAAAAAAGAGACAAACATCATTCGGAAGATCCATTCAGAGTAAATTTTCATTCACGACACCGGTGGAAAGATAAATTAATTCATCTTGCAAATCCCATTTTAGAGCATATGTTTGCTTTTGGGCGTCTGAATAAATTGTATTCAAAACTCCTCAACCGGCAGGATCATGAATCGTTTGAAGCCTGTGTGCTGAAGAACATGAACATCACATACGCCATTTCCGATGCAAAGACACTGCACAATATTCCGGAGAAAGGTCCATTTATCATCATTGCAAACCATCCCTTTGGTGTTCTGGACGGACTCATTCTCATGGATTTGATCTACCGGATCCGGCAGGATGTTAAATTCATTGCCCAGAAAGAGATAAAATACATTCCGGATATTCGGGACCGGCTTATTCTGGTGGATACTCACCGGACACCGGAAGCTAAATACATGAACATCCGGGCAGTTCGTCACAGCCTGCAATGGTTGAAACGCGGCGGCGGACTCGTTTTATTTCCTTCCGGGGCAGTTTCACAATTTCGTGTCCGTCACCAGGATATTACAGACCCCGGATGGATTGAAAATACAGCCCGCCTTATCCAATTGGCTTCTGTCCCTCTGATTCCCGTTTATTTCGAAGGAAGAAACAGCCTGACCTTTCTTTTAGCAGGCATGTTTAACCAGAATTTGCGCATGTTCATGTATCCCCGGGAATTTTTAAAAACAAAAAACAAACACATCGTTGTGAAAGTCGGTGATTCTATCCAGCCGAAACGGTACCACAGTTTTGAAAATCCAAGAGATCTTTTAAATTATCTCCGCCTGAAAACCTATGTTCTTCAATACAGACCCTTATCTTCCGATAATCAGAAACAGCAGAATACCTTGAAAGAAAACCCCTTAGAGGAAATTCCCGAACGGTTTGATACTGAAGTTCTGACAAAGGAAATTGAATCCCTGTCACCCGGTCAAGTGCTTCTGAAAAATCGGGAATACAGTGTGATATACGCCAAAGTTGATGATATCCCCTTTTCTGTCCGTGAGCTGGGACGCCTTAGGGAAATTACATTTCGTGATGTAGGTGAAGGAACAGGGAAAAGTCTGGATTTAGACATTTTTGACGAATACTATTACCATCTGATCGTATGGAATCATGTAAAAAAAGAAATTGTCGGTGCATACCGCCTTGGCCCAACTGACGAGATAATCCGCAAATATGGTCCTTCCGGACTTTATACAAGCACATTGTTCAGATACAAACCGGATATTTTTGATAAAATGGGACCTTCCATTGAACTGGGTCGATCATTCATCCGTAAAGAATACCAGAAAAAATACGCTCCCCTCCTACTCCTGTGGAAAGGCATCAGCCTTTTCATTGTGCGAAATCCTCATTACACCAACGTTTTCGGTCCTGTCAGCATTACCGGAAACTACAATGCCGTTTCACGGCAAATTTTGGTCAATTTTTTAAAAAATCATTACATGGATAAAGAACTGGCCAGATATGTCCGCCCCCGGAACCCCTTTAAACACAAATCCATGAAAATTTGGGATAAAATCCCTTCACAGCACCTCATCAAAACCCCTGAAGAAGTCTCTTCATTGATATCGGATATCGAACATCAGATAAATGGAATTCCCATTTTAATTAAACAGTATCTGAAACTGGGAGGTAAAATTTTATCATTTAATATGGATCCGGATTTTAACTATTGTCTGGATGGACTGATATATGTCAATCTTCCCTCAACGGATGGTGAAGTTCTGAAATGGTATATGTCTCCGGAAGGGTATGAATCATACATTAAACATCATCAAAACTGATTATCCTTCAATTAATATTTCATTCAGTTTTTGAAGATTTTTTAATTCAATGGTCCGGCCTTTTACAGCAATCAGTCCCTCCCGGTGTAATTCCGACAAGACACGGGACACAGAAGGCCTTTCCACATTAAAGAGATCTGCCATAGCTTCACGGCTAATGGGCACCAGGACACTAAGGGACTGGTTTTTGCGGAGGGACAGAAGATACCGAGCCAGTTTCTGGCGGATTGTGCGGAAAGAAAGCATCTGTATCTTCTTTGCCAGCATAACGGTCCTGTCAGTTACATCCCGGATAATCATCCGAATAAAATCCGGATTCTGTGCAATGAACATAAAAATGAAATCTTTTGGAATCAGTACAATTTCACAGGATGATACAGCTACGACATTAACGGGAAAACGATTTTCTCTTGCAAATATAAATGCAGAAGCCACCGTATCGGGAGCATTTATCACTTCCACCGTAAAGGAGCGTCCGGAAAAATCCAGCATCTCGCCCCGGCATTTCCCCTGTATTAAACAATAAAGTGACTCTATGGGATCTTTTGAAAAAGCAATAACATTTCCAGGTATATAATGCCGAACATATATTCTGTCTTCCGGCAGATATTTGGATAATGCCTCTTCATCGAAAGAGCTAAACAGAGGAATTTTTCTCAATTTTTGATATATATTTTCCATATTTGTAACATATGTTACGTTATATAACCCGGAAATACCATTATATTTTTAGAGTAAAGAAAAAAGGAGAACTGAATGTCAAACATGTTTTGTTTTCAATGTCAGGAAGCGGCAGGAGGTACCGGATGCACCATCAAAGGTGTTTGCGGTAAAAAACCGGAAGTCGCCCGGATGCAGGATCTGCTCATATACACAGCGAAAGGAGTAGCTGTTTTAAGCCGTGAAAAACGCAAACAGAACACGCTGTGTGAAACACTCGACCGATATCTGGCGGATTCCCTGTTTACAACCATAACGAATGCCAATTTTGATATGCAGGTCATCGCGGATAAAGTCTTACAGGGACTTGCTTTACGGGATCATATCAAAGAGAATATCGATATGGATGCACTCCCGGAATGGCTCAAGAACCACGATGTCATCACCTGGAAAGGAGCAACCATTCCCGAATTGGAAGAAAAAGCAAAGAACGTAGGTGTTTTAGTGACGAAGGATAAGGATATCAGGAGTCTCCGGGAACTGCTCACCTATGGTTTAAAGGGAATGGCTGCTTATGCAGAACACGCACTGAACCTGGGTTATTCGGATAATGATGTCTTCGGTTTCATGGAAAAGGGGTTGATTGCCACCCTTGATGAGAGTTTGAGTGTCGAAGATTTGACAAATCTGGTGTTAGAATGCGGTAAATTTGGTGTCAGCGCCATGGCTCTTCTGGATAAGGCAAACACTTCCACCTATGGTCATCCAGAGATCACACAAGTAAATATTGGCACCCGGAACAATCCCGGAATTCTGATCAGCGGTCATGACCTGAAGGATTTGGAAGAACTTCTTAAGCAGACCGAGGGATCCGGAATCGATGTCTACACACACAGTGAAATGCTGCCGGCCCATTATTATCCCGCATTCAAGAAATATGATCATTTTACAGGGAATTATGGGAATTCCTGGTGGAAGCAGACCGAAGAATTTGAGACCTTCAATGGCCCCATTCTTTTTACCACTAACTGTCTGGTTCCTCCCCGTAAAAAATCCACATATAGAGACCGTGTATTCACTACGGGGACTGCCGGATTCAGCGGTTTTCCCCATATCGAAGACCGGCCAAAAGGTGGCACCAAGGATTTTTCACCCATCATCGAGATGGCAAAAACCTGTAAACCGCCGGTAGCCATCGAAAACGGCACCATTACTGGCGGGTTTGCCCACAATCAGGTTGAACAATTAGCTGATAAAGTGGTAGACGCCGTAAAAAGCGGAGCCATCCGGAAATTCATTGTCATGGCCGGATGTGACGGCAGAATGAAAAGCCGTGAATACTATACCGAATTTGCCCAAAAACTTCCGAAAGATACGGTCATCCTAACGGCCGGTTGTGCTAAATATCGTTACAACAAGCTGCCTCTGGGAGACATCGGTGGAATTCCACGAATTCTGGATGCGGGGCAGTGTAACGATTCATATAGTCTTGCTGTGATTGCACTCAAGCTGAAGGAGCTCTTTGAACTAAACGATATTAACGAGCTCCCTATTTCATACAATATTGCCTGGTATGAACAAAAGGCAATCATTGTCCTGCTGGCTCTGCTCTACCTTGGTGTAAAGAATATTCATCTGGGACCCACACTCCCCGCGTTTCTCTCCCCCAATGTAACAGATGTACTTGTAAAAAACTTTGGAATTGCTCCGATTGGCTCTGTTGACGAAGATATCAAACTTCTTGCCTGAACAAGACCCTATAACTCACTGGAAAAAAGACCGGTATAAAATCCGGTCTTTTTTTTCAGGGATAATCTTCCCGGATCATGGAAAAAATTCACATTTTATGACAACTTTTTCGGTAAATTTTCAATCCGAATTTGGATAAACAAGAGGAAACGACCATGAATCACACTGTATTACGGACTGGAATGATTATACTTTCAGGACTTGTACTGCTTTTCAGCATAGCATGTACTCCGCAGGAGATGCTGAAGGAATCTGCAACTGTTCAAATGTATCCTGCCTTTGATATATCCAATATGGATTTGTCCATCAAGCCTGGCGAAGATTTTTATCTCTATGCCAATGGGAAATGGTTGCAGAATAATCCTGTACCCGATAACAAAGTCAGCGTGGGTGCTTTTCGGGAAGTGTACGACCGGAATCAGGATATGATTAAAACCCTGTTAGAAGAAGCCGCAAACAACATGGACTCAGATCCTTCCAGTTTACGTGGTCAGATAGGGGCTTATTACACCAGCGGACTGGACAGCGCTTTAATTGAAGAAAAAGGGTTAACTCCATTAATGTCACAACTTGAGATTGTGAAAACCGAATCTCCCCGGGAGATTGTTAAGACAATTGCCTGGTTTCACTCACATTTTATGGCACCGGTTTTTGATATATCTTTTTATGAAGATCCAAAAAATACAGATCTTGTTATTGTGCAACTGGGACAAAGCGGCTTGGGCCTCCCGGAGCGGGAATATTATTTGGGACAATCAGAAAGATTGAAGGAAATACGAAATGAATATAAAGCCTTTCTGAACCGTTTTTTTCAGGCAGGAGGATATACACCGGAGAAAGCTGAAACAGCGGCGGCATCCATCCTGTCATTTGAAACCCGTCTGGCTGAAGCATCCATGAACATTGTAGACCGCCAGGACCCTCAAAAAACATATCATAAAATGTCCCTGTCAGAATTAAAAGAATTGACTCCTGATTTGGGTTGGAATCTTTATTTTAAAGCTTTGGGACTCGATTATAATCAATATTATAATGTTCACCAGCCTGACTTTTTCAGGGAAGTGAATCAAATGCTCACAGAGATCCCTGCTGAGGTGTGGAAAGATTATTTTACCTGGAATATGATGAACCGCATGGCTCATTATTTACCGGATGAGATCAATGCTCTGCGTTTTGATTTCTTTAACCGGTACTTATCCGGGCAGAAAGTTATGGAACCCCGGACAAAACGAGTATTAAACCAGTCAAACTGGATTCTGGGCGACATGCTGGCGAGGCTTTATGTGGAAACCTATTTCCCTCCGGAAGCGAAAGAAAAAATGATCGAATTGACAGGGAATTTGAAGCTGGCCCTGAAACATCGTATTGAAAATGTAGATTGGATGACAGATGAAACGCGGCAAAAAGCCCTGGTTAAGCTGGAGGCAATGCGGATAAAAATTGGATATCCGGAAAACTGGGATGATTACTCAGGACTGACGGTCAAACGAGATGATTATTTTGGAAATTTTTTGCGAATTGCTGCTTATAATTTTGACTTAGAAAAGGTAAAAGCCGGGCAAAAACCGGACCCGGAAGAGTGGCACATGCCGGCTCATATTGTCAACGCCTATTATAATCCTCTGGGAAACGAAGTAGTCTTTCCTGCCGGTATCCTCCAACCTCCATTTTTCAACCTCTATGCCGACGATCCCATAAACTACGGAGCCATTGGTGTTGTTATCGGTCATGAAATGACCCACGGTTTTGATAATCACGGCAGGCAATATGATGAGAACGGAATGCTGAACGACTGGTGGACTGCCGAAGATGCCGAACAGTTTGATGAGCGAACGAAAAAACTCGTCGAACAATATGATAACTACGTTGTCATCGATACATTCCGCATCAATGGAGAACTGACACTGGGAGAAAATATAGCAGATTTGGGCGGTGTAAATGTGGCTTATGATGCACTGCAACTGGCTAAAAAGAACCATGAAATGAAAAATATCGACGGGTTC includes:
- the uvrB gene encoding excinuclease ABC subunit UvrB, whose amino-acid sequence is MAQFKVKSQFKPTGDQPEAIQSLADGLKRGEKFQTLLGITGSGKTFTMAKIIEKVQRPALIISHNKTLAAQLYGEFKSFFPENAVEYFISYYDYYQPEAYLPVTDTYIEKDSDINDEIEKLRLKATASLLSRRDVIVVASVSCIYGLGSPTEYKDQIILLQKGHVYPRETLLKKLIAIHYVRNDMSFSRGTFRIRGDVMDIYPAYNDNPVRLEFWGDELDSITFIDPITGKTQSSSEWIIIYPARHFITNEENMKIALRDIRKELSERLTELRQNGKLVEAQRLEQRVNYDMEMMQELGYCSGIENYSRHLTRRKPGERPFTLMDFFPEDYLLFIDESHATIPQIRAMYNGDRSRKEVLVEYGFRLPSALDNRPMKFEEFEETIHQVIFVSATPADYEMEKTKGVFTEQIIRPTGLLDPEIEVRPTENQIDDLIDEIKKRTSRKERVLITTLTKKMSENLADYLKNVQVNTRYLHSEIDSLERISILRDLRLGEFDVLVGINLLREGLDLPEVSLVAILDADKQGFLRSERSLFQIAGRASRNVNGKVIFYADRISDAMKTVIDETNRRRRVQMEYNRIHDITPVTIYKTQDAVRLSTSIADYSHVKEKQARYKLERDTAALSKLDILKHIDELTNEMNQAAENLEFELAAKLRDQIVVLKRALKK
- a CDS encoding sigma-54-dependent Fis family transcriptional regulator, which encodes MIEIEQKYGIIGKSDAIKEVISSIEQVAPTDISILISGESGTGKELVARAIHRLSHRKNRPYIVVNCGAIPSGTIESELFGHKRGSFTGATEDRKGFFETANQGTIFLDEIGDLPLETQVKLLRVLESGEIIRVGESISQKVDVRILAASNKDLKEQVMKGNFRKDLFYRLKTISIHLPALRDRREDIPMLAEFFMIEYADRNNLQYKPIAPSAMKILESLNWQGNIRELRNFIHSVFVLEKSHIIQVDTVQEYLRKHAGFIESGHFDTRFPVRIDKDVDRMERELILRQLFLLRQDVDEIKSMLKQNNQMLEKGQVSLDEIPQRLNRYDKEAIQPGEILPAEDKSIRDMEKELIEQTLDKYHGSKRKTARALQISERTLYRKLKEYGIQS
- a CDS encoding lysophospholipid acyltransferase family protein, with amino-acid sequence MNITYAISDAKTLHNIPEKGPFIIIANHPFGVLDGLILMDLIYRIRQDVKFIAQKEIKYIPDIRDRLILVDTHRTPEAKYMNIRAVRHSLQWLKRGGGLVLFPSGAVSQFRVRHQDITDPGWIENTARLIQLASVPLIPVYFEGRNSLTFLLAGMFNQNLRMFMYPREFLKTKNKHIVVKVGDSIQPKRYHSFENPRDLLNYLRLKTYVLQYRPLSSDNQKQQNTLKENPLEEIPERFDTEVLTKEIESLSPGQVLLKNREYSVIYAKVDDIPFSVRELGRLREITFRDVGEGTGKSLDLDIFDEYYYHLIVWNHVKKEIVGAYRLGPTDEIIRKYGPSGLYTSTLFRYKPDIFDKMGPSIELGRSFIRKEYQKKYAPLLLLWKGISLFIVRNPHYTNVFGPVSITGNYNAVSRQILVNFLKNHYMDKELARYVRPRNPFKHKSMKIWDKIPSQHLIKTPEEVSSLISDIEHQINGIPILIKQYLKLGGKILSFNMDPDFNYCLDGLIYVNLPSTDGEVLKWYMSPEGYESYIKHHQN
- a CDS encoding Crp/Fnr family transcriptional regulator translates to MENIYQKLRKIPLFSSFDEEALSKYLPEDRIYVRHYIPGNVIAFSKDPIESLYCLIQGKCRGEMLDFSGRSFTVEVINAPDTVASAFIFARENRFPVNVVAVSSCEIVLIPKDFIFMFIAQNPDFIRMIIRDVTDRTVMLAKKIQMLSFRTIRQKLARYLLSLRKNQSLSVLVPISREAMADLFNVERPSVSRVLSELHREGLIAVKGRTIELKNLQKLNEILIEG
- the hcp gene encoding hydroxylamine reductase, which produces MFCFQCQEAAGGTGCTIKGVCGKKPEVARMQDLLIYTAKGVAVLSREKRKQNTLCETLDRYLADSLFTTITNANFDMQVIADKVLQGLALRDHIKENIDMDALPEWLKNHDVITWKGATIPELEEKAKNVGVLVTKDKDIRSLRELLTYGLKGMAAYAEHALNLGYSDNDVFGFMEKGLIATLDESLSVEDLTNLVLECGKFGVSAMALLDKANTSTYGHPEITQVNIGTRNNPGILISGHDLKDLEELLKQTEGSGIDVYTHSEMLPAHYYPAFKKYDHFTGNYGNSWWKQTEEFETFNGPILFTTNCLVPPRKKSTYRDRVFTTGTAGFSGFPHIEDRPKGGTKDFSPIIEMAKTCKPPVAIENGTITGGFAHNQVEQLADKVVDAVKSGAIRKFIVMAGCDGRMKSREYYTEFAQKLPKDTVILTAGCAKYRYNKLPLGDIGGIPRILDAGQCNDSYSLAVIALKLKELFELNDINELPISYNIAWYEQKAIIVLLALLYLGVKNIHLGPTLPAFLSPNVTDVLVKNFGIAPIGSVDEDIKLLA
- a CDS encoding M13 family metallopeptidase; translation: MNHTVLRTGMIILSGLVLLFSIACTPQEMLKESATVQMYPAFDISNMDLSIKPGEDFYLYANGKWLQNNPVPDNKVSVGAFREVYDRNQDMIKTLLEEAANNMDSDPSSLRGQIGAYYTSGLDSALIEEKGLTPLMSQLEIVKTESPREIVKTIAWFHSHFMAPVFDISFYEDPKNTDLVIVQLGQSGLGLPEREYYLGQSERLKEIRNEYKAFLNRFFQAGGYTPEKAETAAASILSFETRLAEASMNIVDRQDPQKTYHKMSLSELKELTPDLGWNLYFKALGLDYNQYYNVHQPDFFREVNQMLTEIPAEVWKDYFTWNMMNRMAHYLPDEINALRFDFFNRYLSGQKVMEPRTKRVLNQSNWILGDMLARLYVETYFPPEAKEKMIELTGNLKLALKHRIENVDWMTDETRQKALVKLEAMRIKIGYPENWDDYSGLTVKRDDYFGNFLRIAAYNFDLEKVKAGQKPDPEEWHMPAHIVNAYYNPLGNEVVFPAGILQPPFFNLYADDPINYGAIGVVIGHEMTHGFDNHGRQYDENGMLNDWWTAEDAEQFDERTKKLVEQYDNYVVIDTFRINGELTLGENIADLGGVNVAYDALQLAKKNHEMKNIDGFTPDQRFFLGFAQIWRRNMNRETMIRRIMEDEHSPSHYRVVGPLENVDAFYEAFQIRPGYQMYKSPEERVVIW